GCCAGTGACCCGATGACCGGCTGCTTTTGCCAGCACAGCAATGCCGCCCATAAAAGTGCCACAAATACCAAGGATGTGAATATGCATAAAAATATACCGGATCAGATTAACGCATGCATTTTACCAAACAACGTCTGGTCACGCGGTAGCGATTGCCGTTCAATGTGATGTAAATAAAGACTGATACTGCTGACAACGAGCCGCGATATCGCTGGCGCTAAAAATGTCGGTAATCACAGCCAGCGCATCTGCGCCCGCAGCGATCAAAGGTGGGGCATTGGCCACCGTGATACCACCGATGCCCACCACAGGCACCGACAATGTTTGTTTGGCTTGCGTGAACAGATCCGGCGATGCCTTTGGTGCCTCAGGCTTGGTGGATGAGGGATAACAAGCGCCAAAAGCAACATAATCGGCGCCCATGGCCTGCGCCTGCACCGCCAGCGCAAAGCGGTTATAGCATGAGGCGCCAATCATTTTGTGTTTACCCAACACTGCGCGCGCCTCTGTAATGGCGCCATCATGTTGGCCAATATGCACACCATCTGCATCAAGGGAGGCTGCCAATGCTACATGATCATTGATTAAAAATGGCACATTGGCCTGACGACAAAGCGCTAACAAGGCCGAAGCTTGCGTATAACGCAAATCAGCACTCGCGGTTTTATGACGGTATTGCACAACGGATACACCGCCCTGCAGCGCGAGTGACACCTGTGCGCAAAGCCGTTCAGTATCATCACAATCTGGCGTGACCAGATATACCCCACTAATGCTGGAGTTCACTCGCTTTTTCCTGCACATCAGACTCGCGCGCCCAAAAGAAGCGGTCAGGAATAAATTGTCCCATGCCAGGACGGAAAGCATAACGCAAAGTTTGCCAAGTGAATTCTTGGGCTTCATGCACGGCTTCTTCCATGGTCAAGCCGTGGGCCAGGCAGGCCGTAATGGCGCTGGTTAAGGTGCAGCCAGAGCCATGATAGCTGCCAGGCAAGCGCTCCCAATGATAATCCTTGATCAAGCCCGGGACCTCGTTTTGCACGCCGTATAAACTGTTGACGACATCGTTTGAGCGCTCATGGGTGCCTGTAATCATCACATACTCGCTACCCATGGCGAGTAGGCGCATCGCACATTCTTGCAATGAACTGTGTTTGACCTCGTCGCCCTCATCGTAATAAGCCAGACGTCTGGCTTCAAGACTGTTTGGCGTAATCAGGGTTGCTTGGGGAAATAACAATTCGCACATGGCGGCCTGCATTTCTTCGTTGGACAATTCATCCCCGCGACCAGACGCCAAAATCGGGTCTATGATCAAAGGCACATCCGGATAATCAGCTACAATTTCAGCAATCACCGCGACATTTTCAACACTGCCCAACAAGCCCAATTTAAATGCACTGACGGACACGTCCTCGAGAATGGCACGTGCCTGATCATTAATCCAGTCTGCATCCAGTGGCATCACACTCTCTACACCCACCGTATCTTGCACCGTAATGCCCGTAATCACTGAAAGCGGATAACATCCAATACTGGCGAGCGCCATGATGTCTGCCTGCACGCCGGCGCCGCTACTGGGATCGGTGGCTGCAAAGGTTAAAACGGTGGGAGGGGTGATGGCCATGAAAATTCCTTTGGAGCGGCTGACGGGAATCGAACCCGCGTATCAAGCTTGGGAAGCTGGCGTTCTACCATTGAACTACAGCCGCGAACGAATGACCGTTATTTTACTTGCTGTCTCGTCGAATACAAAACATTATTGCGCATAAAAACAAAAGCCGGACAATTGTCCGGCTTTTGTTTAACTCACTACGTTAAATACAATTCGAGTTGACGCCGTCTGGCAGTTTCACACCAGAACTCAAGATTGGCGTGCTACCCAAATGATCTTCAGGCGTTGGGCAAGCCACCGCATCCAGATCTTCCTCATCACCCGCCGCTGGGTTCAGTGACACGATAAACATCGTATTCAACAGCGGATTGTTTGGAATCAAGCCCCCTAAGCCTGCATCATCACGCGGCGTAGCAAATCCGGCAACAGTTGGCGTCACTGGCAGAGCAATGATAGACCCTGTCGCAGTGGAGTCATTGCTGACCGTCGTATAAGCGTTGTAGATCATTTTGCCTTCGTTGGTCACCGCACTGGTGATCGTGGTCGGGACGGTAGTAATCGCTTTACCCGTGCCCACTGCTGCGTTATCGAACGCAGCACTATTCAGCGTCGATGGCGAGAAAGTCACTACATCGTTATCGAGCACGCCACTGGTGGTGAGCGTGAGGCCACTTAAATCGGTAACCGTATTGTTACCATCAAACACTTTGCTGGATGTACCGCTCAGCGTTGCGGTCACGGTTGGGCTCACTTTGTGCACAAACCCATTGCCTGTACCTAATAATGCGCCACCAAATGCGGTGCCGTATTGTTTGTAGTCATACGACGCCAGCAAGTTACTGCCCTTAACATCCCCGGTTGGGTCGTTACTGTAAACCGTCCAACGGCCAGTAGCGCCCGTCGTGATGCTTGAATCTGCACCATTAATAAAGTTACGCCCGGCCACCAATTGCACCGCAGTCGCCGCATTGCTGTTGCTGGTCACATTGCCATTCATGTTCACATCTTGGCCAGCTTTCACCAGCACGTCAGCACCATTGCCTGCAATGCCTGAACCTGTTTTAGCGCCTGACACTACGGTGATCGGCCCAAAGCTGACATCGCCGGTGGTGCTTTGTAAGGTCACCGCACCGGCATTGCCACCCGCTTTATTGGTGCCGTTACCATCAGCACCCGAAGCAGTAATGGCTTGCGTCGTGATGCTAGTGCCTGCAGTGATATTCACAGCACCAGCACTTTTACCATCGGTATTGCTTCTGGTAGCGCCAGCACTTGAATTAATGGTACCTGAGGTCACTGCGCCATTAGCCGCCAGGGTCACTTTGCTACCGATAGCGTTAAAACCACCTTGCGTCGAGACATTGCCCACCGACACATTGCCAGCACTGCTCTTCACATTCACTTCACCAGAGGCCACAGAAACAATCGAATTTCGGCCCGCTGCGCCGGCACCGGTATTAATATTGCCAACCGAAGCATCGCCTGTGGTTGCAATATTGACATTCCCACCCGCGCCACCTCTACCAATTGGCTGTGAAATACCGTCAATCATCGTAGGGGTAGTCGCGCCGTTTCCAGGCGCACCTGATCGGCCGCCAGAAGTATCTATAGTACCGGTCATATTCAAACTGCCGGCCTGAATGATCACGCTGCCGCCATTAAAGCCGTTCGCATTACTAGAAGGAACACCACCCGTTGCGGTGATGTTTGCATTGCCTAAATCCGCCAGGCCCGCCACGGTGATTTTTACACTACCCGCATTACGATTCCCATTCGCAGTGAAGGCATCTGCGCCAGTGGTAATAATATCGCCTGCTGTGTGTGTCAACGTAGCTGCTGACAAGTTAACCGCGCCGCCTTTCGCAGTAATATCTGCGCCAATGGCTAAATTACCCACATTATTACCGTCAGCATCCGCCGTTAAAGTAATGCTGCCACTGCCAAGGGTGGTGGTATTCGCCACCGTATTAATCGCAGCATTAACGTTGATATCGTTATTTGCAACCAAGCGGATGCTACCGCCGTTGTTCATGGTCAACGCGCTGGCAACAGTGATATTGTTGCTTGCCTGCAAAAACAGCTCGCTAAAGCCTTTTACGTCATCAATCTGAATGGTGGTCAAATTGCCTGCGTTATCGGCAAATGCAACATCTGCGGTTCCGTTTGGATTGTTGCTAGGGGAAGGCTGTGCGCTGTTATCAAGCACGATATTTTCTGGGTCTAGCAGCACTGAACCACCGACACCATTTAACGCTGCCACATTTACCTTGCCGATGAAAGCGAGGTTTTGCTTGCCAGACACTTCAACAAAACCACCGTTGCCGCTGAGGGCGCCGCCTTGTGCAGAAATTTGTCCATAGTAACGGGTCAAATCATCCGCCCAAACAATCACCTTGCCGCCATCACCTTGTTTAAGTGCGTCGGCTTTGATGGTGGCGCCGCTGGAAACATACGTGGTTCTGGCATTGTAAACCGCGTCATTTTTGCCTTGGTAATCACCGCCAACCAATACTTTACCGCCACCGGTATCGCCTGAGGCATCCAAGACCGCTCCGTCCATCAAGGCAACTTGCTCACCGGTGACTTCAATGCTACCGCCAGTAGTGCCCTGACCTTGTGCGATCAATTGGCCAGAGACTTCTACCTTGGCGTGATCGCCGCCTTCAAGACGGATCATGCCGTTGCGCTCAACCAACTGGTTGGCTTCAACAATCCCTGAAATATTAATGGCTGCTGCACGCGCATTGGTGGCCATTTGCACAAAACCGCCATCGGCGTAAATATTGCCGCTGTTTTTAATATTGGCTTCAAGTGCATCGCCAGACAATTTTGCCTTGACCAAGCCGTTGCCAAAAAAGTCTAGCGTAGCCGTTTGCGCAGAACCTAGTACCACACTGCCGTTATTGGCCACCAAGGTGCCGCTGTTATCGACTGTTTTGCCTAACAAAACAATGTAACCCTCACCCTGCGTTTTGATCACGCCACGGTTTTCGACGTTGCCGATCAGGTTGCCGGCGTTGAATTGATAATTGCCCTGCAAGAAGGCTTCATTGGTAATGTTTAAACTTGAAGCCACGATGTTGCCAACGTTCACCTCTGCACCCTGACCAAACAACACGCCGTTCTGGTTCACCAGAAACAAGCTACCGTTAGCGTTGAGGGTGCCCATGATTTCAGAACGGCTGTCACCAATCACGCGGTATAGTGCTCTACCAGCGTCGGGCATGATGACGTCGAGTTGGTTACCCTTCATCACACCAAACTTATAGAAATCCACAATGTTGACGTTAGCCGTGTGCACATATTGCGTATGGGTGGCGCTGACTTCTTTCACGGTGAGGTCACCGGCAATGACACCAGCCACCACATTGTTATCGGCAAAAGAGGAGAGTGGCATGATGGCGGCGGCAAATGCACTCGCCACAACCAGCTGCCGTTGCGTGGCGGCAGTCAGGGCCACACCCAAAGCGGTTTTGGTCGTGGCTGCTGCGCTCACTTGTCCGTTCACATGCGACTTACCATGGGCACGGGTGGTTTCGGCAACGGCGACCCAGGCTTGCTGAAGCTTGTTCCAAACAAGGCGATACACATGGTTTAAGGATGCTGCTTTCATGACACTTCTCCTATGATAAGCGACGCCACGGGTCGGTGACCAGTGGGTTGCTATGACTTCTCTCGATTCCTGATATGTGTGTAATTTTGGTTCAGGAAGTTATATTTGTATGTAGCCCACTATGACTAATCAAATTCCACTTTGACGCATCAACCACAAGCAGGCTATTTTGTGTCCGGGCGATCGCCCGGATCATTTACGACTAAAACATGAAACGACTAGAAATTTTTTCTTAGCTGAGCCCACAGCTGAAATTCGGTGTTGCTGGCGGCATTATCAAGATCGCGTTTCTGCTGGCTGTAAGTGGTGGTCAGTATCCATTGACCAGGAAACTGAATGTCCGTCCCCAAACCAACCATATTGGATCTGACATAGGTACTGCTGCCCACAGGATCGTGGTTCAACTTGCCGCGGCCTGCATCAAAAAATGCAAAAGGCGTCACTGACTGAATATAAGGCGTGACATCGGCGCCAGTGGTCGCAAAAGTTTTGCGCACATCGGTGCCCACCATCCAGCCCTGATCGGCCTGACTTGGGATCTCTGAAAACTGACGCCAACGGTTAATCGCACCAATACCAAAGCGTTCAGCAATATCCAGGTTATTGCCAGCCCCTTGATAATCCGCACGGACAATCCAGTTCACGCCATTATCAAACACTTGTGTGCGGCTGGAGGTCCAGTTCCATTTGATGAAACTACCTTGCGTGTCTAACAGCGAGCGGTCAGTGGCTTTTGCCTGCGAATCTTTATAAGAGACATTGCCACCCGTGGCCAGTAAGCTCCACTGATACACCACGTTGCCAGAGTCATTAATCCAATCGCCGACAAAACCCAATTCTAAGCTACTGATGTCACGGCGGTTGTTGATGGCGAATGCCCGCACATCATCATCTAAAATTTTATAGTTAGAGCCGACTTTAAAGGCAACACCTTTTTTAGTCTCACGCATCAAAGGATGCTCTAGAGAGGCGAAAAAATAATGCGCATCGCCAGAGGCATCAAACTGTTTAAAGTCACTGCCGAGCTTGTAATCTACATAGCTGTAGGCCAGATTCATGATGGTGCCCGCGCTACCGACCGGCGTAAAATACAAACTGCTGAGTGAGCGCTGGCCCTCATCGCGCGACACTTTACCCACCACCGCCAACTGGTCACCGCGACCATTCAGGTTGTTGAGCGCCATGCCAAAGCCCAAGGTCTCGCGATTGGTAAAACGGTTGCCGTAATTGTTCGCACTAACAAAGCCGCTAAAACGGGTGCGGGGTTCAACAGACACCGCGACATCGGAGCTACCGACTGCTTCACCGGGGTTGAGTTGTGAAGTGACTTGTATGCCGGGCAGGCCGTTCATGACCATGATGTTGCGCACCAAGTTGCGCTCGTTGAGCACATCGCCCTTGTTCAAACCATATTCTGACAATGACTGAAAATAGGCTTGATCCAAGCCTTGTCCCGCTTCGGCCTTGACCTCGCCCAAGGTGCCTTCCAAAATAGAAAGCTCAACCTCTGCGCCGGCATCTGTGGTTTTTTGCAAATCCTGCGTTGGCAAATAGACCTGTGTCAGCATATAGCCGCGCTGACGGTAATAATTTCGTACCGTTCCCACCGCCTCATTCAACTCACGCATGCCAATTTCGCGGCCAGTGAGATGCGCTAACTGCGCGGACAGAATTTCATTTGAAAATTGCTTGTTGCCTGAAAACTTAAACGCATTCACCACAATTTTCAGGCTGGATTTTTTCTGTTTTTTTTCTGGCGCAGGGGTTTCGTCCGGCACTTGAATGATTGGTCTTGGCTCGGGCAATACCGGCCGCGGCAAATTTTGCTGAATATCTGGCAAAGATACCCCGCCAGCGAACACTTGCGATGTCACACTTAATGCTAGTAGCGATAACCAGCCCGTGCGCTTCAATGGTTTGTTCAAAATAATTCCCCAAAACTGAATAAAAATCTATGTATATCAATATTATATCAACACTAAAATTTACCCAAAAAAACAAGCAAAGCCTAACGTTGTTTTACAAGCCGTTGGGCATTTCGTCGCATATTTGAGACTTTTCTTAGTATTCGAGCGCGTCGACGTCTATCACCCAGCGAATTTTTGCTTGCAGCGGATGTGTTCTGACCCAAGTCACGGCGACCTGTAAAAACTGCTGCAAGGCGCCCCGATGTGCAGACTGCAACATGACATAGCCGCGCTCCATGCGATTGAGTTTGGCAATCCCGGGCCGCACTGGTTCATAAATCAGCGGCAGGTCTGGCAGACTGGTAGCGTGTGCTTGCACGTAATCACGGGCCGCCTGACTAAAATCACTTAAGAACG
This Methylophilus medardicus DNA region includes the following protein-coding sequences:
- a CDS encoding two-partner secretion domain-containing protein, encoding MKAASLNHVYRLVWNKLQQAWVAVAETTRAHGKSHVNGQVSAAATTKTALGVALTAATQRQLVVASAFAAAIMPLSSFADNNVVAGVIAGDLTVKEVSATHTQYVHTANVNIVDFYKFGVMKGNQLDVIMPDAGRALYRVIGDSRSEIMGTLNANGSLFLVNQNGVLFGQGAEVNVGNIVASSLNITNEAFLQGNYQFNAGNLIGNVENRGVIKTQGEGYIVLLGKTVDNSGTLVANNGSVVLGSAQTATLDFFGNGLVKAKLSGDALEANIKNSGNIYADGGFVQMATNARAAAINISGIVEANQLVERNGMIRLEGGDHAKVEVSGQLIAQGQGTTGGSIEVTGEQVALMDGAVLDASGDTGGGKVLVGGDYQGKNDAVYNARTTYVSSGATIKADALKQGDGGKVIVWADDLTRYYGQISAQGGALSGNGGFVEVSGKQNLAFIGKVNVAALNGVGGSVLLDPENIVLDNSAQPSPSNNPNGTADVAFADNAGNLTTIQIDDVKGFSELFLQASNNITVASALTMNNGGSIRLVANNDINVNAAINTVANTTTLGSGSITLTADADGNNVGNLAIGADITAKGGAVNLSAATLTHTAGDIITTGADAFTANGNRNAGSVKITVAGLADLGNANITATGGVPSSNANGFNGGSVIIQAGSLNMTGTIDTSGGRSGAPGNGATTPTMIDGISQPIGRGGAGGNVNIATTGDASVGNINTGAGAAGRNSIVSVASGEVNVKSSAGNVSVGNVSTQGGFNAIGSKVTLAANGAVTSGTINSSAGATRSNTDGKSAGAVNITAGTSITTQAITASGADGNGTNKAGGNAGAVTLQSTTGDVSFGPITVVSGAKTGSGIAGNGADVLVKAGQDVNMNGNVTSNSNAATAVQLVAGRNFINGADSSITTGATGRWTVYSNDPTGDVKGSNLLASYDYKQYGTAFGGALLGTGNGFVHKVSPTVTATLSGTSSKVFDGNNTVTDLSGLTLTTSGVLDNDVVTFSPSTLNSAAFDNAAVGTGKAITTVPTTITSAVTNEGKMIYNAYTTVSNDSTATGSIIALPVTPTVAGFATPRDDAGLGGLIPNNPLLNTMFIVSLNPAAGDEEDLDAVACPTPEDHLGSTPILSSGVKLPDGVNSNCI
- the thiE gene encoding thiamine phosphate synthase; translated protein: MNSSISGVYLVTPDCDDTERLCAQVSLALQGGVSVVQYRHKTASADLRYTQASALLALCRQANVPFLINDHVALAASLDADGVHIGQHDGAITEARAVLGKHKMIGASCYNRFALAVQAQAMGADYVAFGACYPSSTKPEAPKASPDLFTQAKQTLSVPVVGIGGITVANAPPLIAAGADALAVITDIFSASDIAARCQQYQSLFTSH
- a CDS encoding ShlB/FhaC/HecB family hemolysin secretion/activation protein yields the protein MNKPLKRTGWLSLLALSVTSQVFAGGVSLPDIQQNLPRPVLPEPRPIIQVPDETPAPEKKQKKSSLKIVVNAFKFSGNKQFSNEILSAQLAHLTGREIGMRELNEAVGTVRNYYRQRGYMLTQVYLPTQDLQKTTDAGAEVELSILEGTLGEVKAEAGQGLDQAYFQSLSEYGLNKGDVLNERNLVRNIMVMNGLPGIQVTSQLNPGEAVGSSDVAVSVEPRTRFSGFVSANNYGNRFTNRETLGFGMALNNLNGRGDQLAVVGKVSRDEGQRSLSSLYFTPVGSAGTIMNLAYSYVDYKLGSDFKQFDASGDAHYFFASLEHPLMRETKKGVAFKVGSNYKILDDDVRAFAINNRRDISSLELGFVGDWINDSGNVVYQWSLLATGGNVSYKDSQAKATDRSLLDTQGSFIKWNWTSSRTQVFDNGVNWIVRADYQGAGNNLDIAERFGIGAINRWRQFSEIPSQADQGWMVGTDVRKTFATTGADVTPYIQSVTPFAFFDAGRGKLNHDPVGSSTYVRSNMVGLGTDIQFPGQWILTTTYSQQKRDLDNAASNTEFQLWAQLRKNF
- the thiD gene encoding bifunctional hydroxymethylpyrimidine kinase/phosphomethylpyrimidine kinase; amino-acid sequence: MAITPPTVLTFAATDPSSGAGVQADIMALASIGCYPLSVITGITVQDTVGVESVMPLDADWINDQARAILEDVSVSAFKLGLLGSVENVAVIAEIVADYPDVPLIIDPILASGRGDELSNEEMQAAMCELLFPQATLITPNSLEARRLAYYDEGDEVKHSSLQECAMRLLAMGSEYVMITGTHERSNDVVNSLYGVQNEVPGLIKDYHWERLPGSYHGSGCTLTSAITACLAHGLTMEEAVHEAQEFTWQTLRYAFRPGMGQFIPDRFFWARESDVQEKASELQH